A portion of the Salarias fasciatus chromosome 15, fSalaFa1.1, whole genome shotgun sequence genome contains these proteins:
- the LOC115402314 gene encoding protein ripply2-like, translating to MDTRLNSVFRGNSAQQICNMWRPWTGNEGSTAPPKTQIAYGQLSHSKYSKTPPVIHPVKLYWPRSRCFDYLYQDAEMLLRSYPVQATICPYRDSSSEEDSDDEEEEEEEEEAEKQQN from the exons ATGGATACTCGACTGAATTCTGTCTTTAGAGGCAACTCCGCGCAGCAGATCTGCAACATGTGGAGGCCCTGGACTGGGAACGAAGGCTCGACTGCCCCACCTAAG acTCAAATCGCGTATGGACAACTATCTCACTCAAAATACTCCAAAACTCCTCCAGTGATCCACCCTGTGAA GCTGTATTGGCCCAGATCGAGGTGCTTCGACTATCTGTACCAGGACGCAGAGATGCTGCTGCGCAGCTACCCGGTGCAGGCCACCATCTGCCCCTACCGGGACTCCAGCAGCGAGGAGGACAGcgacgatgaggaggaggaggaggaggaggaggaggcggagaagcAGCAGAACTGA